A genomic segment from Triticum dicoccoides isolate Atlit2015 ecotype Zavitan chromosome 1A, WEW_v2.0, whole genome shotgun sequence encodes:
- the LOC119352915 gene encoding uncharacterized protein LOC119352915: MRTQQFRKQGPNTPGIRALATAAVFLLVTLSTSHIASSLRPGLGVCRASGYLPGRSGNCEKSNDPDCCQDGKRYSQYHCSPPVTATTKAVLTLNSFEKGKDGGGPSECDNSYHSDKELVVALSTGWFKNMARCGHRIKITANDKSVYAKVVDECDSVYGCDADHNYEPPCDNNIVDASPAVWNALGLDQNVGMDEITWSEDGGRCHISGFLYGKAGKCNKENGSDCCIPRHRYPQFRCSPPVSSKTVATLTLNSFARGGDGGGPSFCDDRYHKDSELVVALSTGWLRLDGTRRCNKMIRISGNRRSVLAKVVDECDSVHGCDKEHNFEPPCANNIVGLNKNIGEFKITWSDV, translated from the exons ATGCGCACACAGCAATTCCGAAAACAAGGGCCAAACACACCAGGAATCAGAGCTCTAGCCACCGCCGCGGTCTTCCTGCTGGTCACGCTCTCCACGTCGCACATTGCCTCCTCCCTTCGCCCCGGCCTCGGGGTCTGCCGTGCCAGCGGCTATCTCCCAGGCAGGTCCGGCAACTGCGAGAAGAGCAATGACCCGGATTGTTGCCAAGACGGTAAGAGGTACTCGCAGTACCACTGCTCGCCGCCGGTCACGGCGACCACCAAGGCCGTCCTGACGCTCAACAGCTTCGAGAAGGGCAAGGATGGCGGTGGCCCGTCAGAGTGCGACAACTCCTACCACAGCGACAAGGAACTGGTCGTTGCGCTCTCCACCGGCTGGTTCAAGAACATGGCACGTTGCGGCCATCGCATCAAGATCACCGCTAACGACAAGTCCGTGTATGCCAAGGTGGTGGACGAGTGCGACTCCGTGTATGGCTGTGACGCCGACCACAACTACGAGCCTCCGTGCGATAATAACATCGTTGATGCCTCACCGGCGGTGTGGAATGCCCTGGGGCTCGACCAGAACGTCGGCATGGATGAGATCACCTGGTCAGAGGA TGGTGGCCGCTGCCATATCAGCGGCTTCCTCTACGGCAAGGCTGGCAAGTGCAACAAGGAGAATGGCTCCGACTGCTGTATTCCCCGCCACCGCTACCCGCAGTTCAGGTGTTCGCCCCCAGTGTCCTCCAAGACAGTGGCAACCTTGACGCTGAACAGCTTTGCCCGCGGGGGTGACGGTGGTGGGCCGTCCTTCTGTGACGATCGCTACCACAAGGACAGCGAGCTGGTGGTGGCGCTGTCTACTGGGTGGCTGCGCCTCGACGGCACACGTCGGTGCAACAAGATGATCCGCATCAGCGGGAACAGGCGGTCCGTGCTGGCCAAGGTCGTCGACGAGTGTGACTCGGTGCATGGCTGTGACAAGGAACACAACTTTGAGCCACCATGTGCAAACAACATCGTGGGGCTCAACAAGAACATCGGAGAATTTAAGATCACTTGGTCTGATGTGTGA